One stretch of Cololabis saira isolate AMF1-May2022 chromosome 15, fColSai1.1, whole genome shotgun sequence DNA includes these proteins:
- the LOC133461150 gene encoding syncoilin-like — MNDLDDDISSAEVMPLFIAEEEGDPDRAPAEQSEGNKNPPRLTGTKPNQSASIKPYLHEMDELLKSCEELTGIPFSSRYSPGHTETRESCHGEGREEVTMHSFEAQAYLSTNYLDTDIDRDGTKEKSALAQSSGSILNRDSVTTRAPSQADMPLTSAGSKLSESMVEYESQLLGMLSMLENCMEEAGMDFEPKGWGADGGQEYVHISKNPQHYRGTTLVPIKQEKPGEQETHPMEVEYCVAGDKASKGSMSRVTEGLAANGNQHNPRCEKMGGISAESDFKSDQSISYKKFKFSGLQMLVDNTEQDPIYCEGTKTEHMFYKGTETMGDVTDSDVEDAEQPTEEKDQFKLGNIDQGSNTDSFRALGSQMETYIEEVRQLQKRRKELLTDVLQLRGHKAKDEAGGRSEEEEETEEWVDCKVVELFQVLKREEEARREERRCEIHNLRERRAEEERKLWSVNLEAQGLQEELRKLKMRLFAMVRDCAHNQAVLTNQHREVESRKREEERLSSLLLQLTEEGRQLKSAQQQQLSDMRAKLHAQRSSQTSNTQDELTECRRHSCGDIQQYLQGGLKALEERYEPILLALLKRREAAAGALVKAKEQARELRAKLGPLRGEIQELKLQRACLEEKLKLKHIQRMEGVGHYKESVYCLEERSRDMKTELEIQKRKNKEMEELRDRLTTLVLLHR, encoded by the exons ATGAATGACCTGGATGATGACATTTCATCCGCTGAGGTCATGCCGCTCTTCATCgctgaggaggagggggatCCAGACAGAGCCCCGGCTGAACAGAGTGAGGGCAACAAAAACCCACCCAGACTCACAGGGACGAAGCCGAACCAATCGGCCTCAATAAAGCCATACCTCCATGAAATGGACGAGTTACTGAAGAGCTGTGAAGAGCTCACAGGTATTCCCTTCAGCTCCCGCTACTCACCAGGTCACACTGAAACGAGGGAGTCCTGTCACGGTGAGGGCAGAGAGGAGGTTACAATGCACAGTTTTGAAGCCCAAGCCTATCTCTCCACCAATTACCTTGACACAGATATTGACAGGGATGGAACGAAAGAGAAATCAGCACTGGCCCAAAGCTCGGGCTCCATCCTCAACAGGGACAGTGTCACAACAAGAGCTCCTTCCCAGGCAGACATGCCTCTCACCTCGGCTGGAAGCAAGCTGAGTGAATCCATGGTGGAGTACGAGAGCCAGCTGCTGGGGATGTTGTCCATGCTGGAGAACTGCATGGAAGAGGCTGGGATGGACTTTGAACCCAAGGGATGGGGAGCAGATGGAGGCCAAGAATATGTGCACATCAGTAAGAATCCTCAGCATTACAGGGGTACAACACTGGTGCCCATAAAGCAAGAAAAgccaggagagcaggagacccATCCCATGGAGGTTGAATACTGTGTGGCCGGGGATAAAGCTTCGAAAGGCAGCATGAGCAGAGTGACAGAAGGTTTGGCAGCAAATGGAAATCAACACAACCCCAGGTGTGAGAAGATGGGCGGTATCTCAGCAGAGAGTGATTTCAAATCAGATCAGAGCATCAGTTATAAAAAGTTTAAGTTCTCCGGGCTACAGATGCTTGTGGATAATACGGAACAAGATCCAATATACTGCGAAGGAACCAAGACAGAACACATGTTTTATAAAGGCACAGAAACAATGGGAGATGTAACTGATAGTGATGTAGAGGATGCTGAGCAACCAACTGAGGAGAAAGATCAATTCAAGCTGGGAAACATAGATCAAGGATCTAATACGGACTCGTTCAGGGCTTTGGGTTCTCAGATGGAGACGTACATAGAGGAGGTGCGGCAGTtacagaaaaggagaaaagagctgCTGACGGATGTGCTGCAGCTGAGGGGACACAAAGCAAAGGATGAGGCAGGAGGCAGAagcgaggaggaagaagagacgGAAGAGTGGGTTGACTGCAAAGTTGTGGAGCTGTTTCAGGTTCTCAAGAGGGAAGAGGAGGCAAGACGGGAGGAGAGGAGATGTGAGATCCATAACCTCAGAGAGAGAAgggcagaggaggagaggaaactGTGGAGCGTGAACCTGGAGGCCCAGGGACTGCAGGAGGAACTGAGGAAGCTGAAGATGAGGCTCTTCGCAATGGTTAGGGACTGCGCTCACAATCAGGCCGTCCTGACGAACCAGCATCGAGAGGTGGAATCACGGAAAAGGGAAGAA GAAAGGTTGAGCTCCCTCTTGCTGCAGCTGACAGAAGAGGGCCGGCAGCTCAAGTCAGCCCAACAGCAGCAACTTTCAGACATGAGAGCGAAACTTCACGCCCAGAGGTCCAGTCAGACCTCCAACACTCAGGACGAGCTGACCGAGTGCAGGAGGCATTCCTGTGGGGACATCCAGCAGTACCTGCAGGGTGGCCTGAAGGCACTGGAGGAAAG GTATGAGCCCATTTTGCTGGCATTGCTGAAGAGGAGAGAGGCAGCGGCCGGTGCGCTGGTGAAGGCCAAAGAACAGGCCCGGGAGCTGAGGGCCAAGCTTGGACCTCTGAGGGGCGAGATCCAGGAGCTGAAACTGCAGCGGGCCTGTTTGGAGGAGAAGCTTAAGCTCAAGCACATACAGAGGATGGAGGGCGTGGGGCACTACAAG GAGAGCGTTTATTGTCTGGAGGAAAGAAGCAGAGATATGAAAACTGAGCTGGAGATtcagaagagaaaaaacaaagaaatggaGGAGCTGAGAGACAGGTTGACCACGCTAGTCCTACTTCACAGGTAA